agttaaattttttttccttccgtTCAACTTCTCTTTTTCAGTAGAAACTAAGCCTACTGATAATGTTTCACTATGTGGGGTTCCTATTTGGTCCTTTGCACTTTtggaatatatttttcataaaatgatcaaatatgcccttaaactatgtgaaatgaataaaaatgtcctccatttatagtttgactcaaaAATGTCTTTgccgtcaatactttggttcaaaaatatcttgcagtcaatactttggtccagaAATGCCCCTATAGTCAGTGGCGGATACTTTGGTCTAGAAATGCCCCTATAGTTAATACTTTCTTCtttacaaattaatattttctagaCAGTTTTGGTGTTAATTAGAGACTAATTAATAGAGTAATTGTTTAGATTTTGAGAATTGCATACATGGAAATAgggaaagaaaatgaaggagaaatagAGAAATTAGCAAGCAACTCATTGGTATGTTACTCTGTCTGTTGTTTCTTGTACCTCGATTAGTATATTGTTTTGATGTAATTTCTGTTCTATTACTATCtgctatttttgttattattgtctGTTGTTTCTTGTATCTTCATTACTTCCTTTTTGGGATTGCATGCTTAAGATTGTTTTTCTTAAGCTGAGGATCGATCAGAAACAATTTATGTACCtttgaggtaggggtaaggtttgcatacGTTCTACCCTCTCTAGATCCTACTTTGTGGGACtatactgaatatgttgttatgttgttgttgttgtattgacttggatgattatttgttttgtttatctTGCTATTCTGCTATCGTTATTTTTTATTCCCGCCTTGCTTTGATTACATCCAGAGTAACATGATATTTTATTGAAGAACTGCTCTTTGAGTTCTCATAGCAGTGCttttatttgtttcattttacGTGGCACTATCTGTATGAGTAtgaaatttaagagaaaaagtTGAAAGACTTTAGAGACTTGTAATCTTAGATCCCTCCTGTGTTGATGAATAGCCTAGGACACTGTAGGCACATcacttttgttgttgttgttgttgatcagAATGTCCGAGTAAACATCTCTGCGTACACACCACCTCCCTAGACCccatttgtgggattacactaggtatcTTGTTGTCGTTATGTTTAAGTTAAGTACAGGACAAACATTTAGCTTATGCAGTAGGCCATTTTAAAGAAGGCCCTCTATGTTTACGTTTGATGCCTTTTAAATTAGAGTAAATTTTATCATGGCGAATTTGTGGCGCTGAAGATTTTGATACACATTTGGTCTTTTAGCAGGTATAATCTGCTGTGCTTCGCGAGGACATTGTCGATCTTATGGATTTCATAGAAGGGTTAAAGAATGAACAAGATCAAGTTGAAAAGCTGTCATTTTTGTTGGCATGTTTACAACTTTGTTATTACATTTCGGATGGTTCTAATGCCGAAATGTCATGCATATCATATGAGGTTCATGATCTGGTTCAGTCACTTTTTAATCAGAGTAGTGGAGATGACATGATGGTTAAATTAACGGATCATGTCGTTCCTCGCCTCCTTGAAAATATCACAAGTTCTAAAATctcatatcatcatcattctgAATCAAGTGCTGCCATGAATTAGGATCAGTTGGTTGAACTTTTGGACGAGCTCCTCGTAAATCTCCATAACCTACCCAACATTCGTGCTGAGTTGATTTTCCCGTCAATGACTCAATATGAGCTTCTTCAGTATGTATTTTGCAATTTACGAGATTTCCATAGGTTGAAAGTAAATGGTTGGGTTCATGAGTATGAGACAATCGAATATGTCGTACCGTAGTTTCAACTTATGGCGGAGAGAGTAGGACACTTCTGTTTTGTACTTTTGTCTTATCATCTTGAAGATAAAACAGATGAAAATGATGACAATGAACTTGAAGTCTCTCAAGTCAATTCCATGCTAGTCCATCTACTTTTGAAGATAATTCCGGTTTCACTGGAGGTTATGCACATATGTTGTACAAATTTGAAAGGTTCAAAGTCGGAAGATGTTGGACGTTTCATCAAGCAGCTCATAGAAGCCTCTCCTGACATTGTTAGAGAATCTCTGATTCATCTACAAGAGCACATGGTTATTAATGCTGTTACTCCTAACGCTTCAACGTGTAACATTCATGTCATGATAGAGTTCCTATTGATTATTCTTACTGATGTACCCAAGGACGCTATTCGTCATGACAAATTGTTTGTTCTCTTGGCACGTGTTAGAGAACTTACAAAGGAGGTATTCATTCTTTTTCGCAACTTAGAAGAGAATATGAACGCAACAAGCGGTACAGGTCTAAACTTGCTGGAAAATATTGAACTCCTCAAGGAATTGAAGATCTCAAGAATGTTTTCTTGAAAGCCCGTGCAGACTCATATCGGTTCCGCTTCCCCATGAGTGATGGACCGCTCTTCATGACTCTTATACTcacaaacttaaatgacttggTCAATTCCAATGCTTCTTCAGTTGCTtcgataaaaaaagaaattaagaaggTGAAAGAGGACCTGAAAATCATAAGATCGTTCTTCAGGTATGTTGAGCAAGAGTTTCATAGAGATCTTTGGACTCGTGTTCTAGATGTGGCATATGAGTCGGAACATGTCATTAACTCAATTCTTGCCTGAGATCATGGTCTATTGCAGCTTATCTTCATACTTCCTGATACCGTAGAAAAGATCAAGCTTGTCAAAAAAGAGGTACAAGAGAAGATCCCCAAGAGCAGCGGTATTATTGTTGCAAACGCTCCTAACAAGCCGGTTGAAAGAAACTCATCAAGTACAGTCGGTAAAATAATCGTAGGTTTTGAGGAGGAGACAGAGTGGATAGTTAGGAAGCTCACCAGCGGACCAGCTGAGATAGATGTCATTTCCATAGTTGGCATGCCAGGGCTTGGAAAAACTACTTTGGCTTACAGAGTGTATAATGATAAGTCCATTGTTGATCATTTCGATGTTTGTGCTTGGTGCACAGTTGACCAGGAACGTAATGAGAAAAAGTTGTTGcagaaaattttcaatcaagTTATTGGTTTGAAAGAACAATTCAGTGAGCGGAAAAAACTATGTGGACAGCGGTACCTTATTGTCTTGGATGACTTGTGGGATACTGCAACATTGGATGAGCTAACAAGACCTTTTCCTGAATTTCAGAAAGGAAGCAGAGTGATTATAACAAGTCGGAAAAAGGAAGTTGCTTTGCATGGAAAATGCCACAGTGATCCTCTTTATCTTCGATTGCTAAGATCAGAAGAAAGTTGGGAGTTATTAGAGAAAAGGGTATTCGGAGAAGAATGTTGCCCTGATGAACTAAAGGATGTTGGAGAAAAGATAGCTCGAAAGTGAGATGGGCTTCCTTTAGTACTTGATCTAATCGGTGGAGTCATTTCaaggaaggaaaagaaagaggCTTTGTGGGTTGACGTTCTGAATAATTTGAGTTCCTTTAGTTTTAAGGATGAAGAGGAAGTTGTGAAAGTTATACAAataagttatgaccatttgtcAGATCACGTAAAGCCGTGTTTGGTTTACCTTGCAATTTATCCAAAGGACAAAGATATAAGGATCTCTCAGTTGAAAGATTTTTGGATTGGTCAAGGACTTGAGATGAAAAATGCAGAAGAAGTAGTGGATGCGTTAATTTTGAGTAGCTTGGTAATACCTTTCGAtaattttatttgcaaaattcatGATCTTATGCATGACTTTTGTTATATAAAATCTAGTAAGGAAAATGTGTTTGACTTCATAGGAGGTTCAAATGCTCCGTCTTCTTCTTCTAGTGTGATGGCACGAGGAATTACCATTTGTTATAATGAATATCTCTTTCGTTTGGATGAAAATTTTGTGGTGTTTAATCCAGAAAAGAAGAATCCTTATGTTAAACACCTCTTCTCTCTGAAGGTGTATGATGGGATTCATGATTGTCTTTCCTACAACAGTCACCTAAAACACTTGAGGCTTCTTAAAAGTTTGGATTTGAAGGGCCTAACATTGACAGATTCTTTGCTGAATGAAATCGGTATGCTCGTTCATTTGAAGTACTT
The DNA window shown above is from Solanum stenotomum isolate F172 chromosome 6, ASM1918654v1, whole genome shotgun sequence and carries:
- the LOC125868997 gene encoding putative late blight resistance protein homolog R1A-3, which codes for MLVHLLLKIIPVSLEVMHICCTNLKGSKSEDVGRFIKQLIEASPDIVRESLIHLQEHMVINAVTPNASTCNIHVMIEFLLIILTDVPKDAIRHDKLFVLLARVRELTKELIFILPDTVEKIKLVKKEVQEKIPKSSGIIVANAPNKPVERNSSSTVGKIIVGFEEETEWIVRKLTSGPAEIDVISIVGMPGLGKTTLAYRVYNDKSIVDHFDVCAWCTVDQERNEKKLLQKIFNQVIGLKEQFSERKKLCGQRYLIVLDDLWDTATLDELTRPFPEFQKGSRVIITSRKKEVALHGKCHSDPLYLRLLRSEESWELLEKRVFGEECCPDELKDVGEKIARNFKDEEEVVKVIQISYDHLSDHVKPCLVYLAIYPKDKDIRISQLKDFWIGQGLEMKNAEEVVDALILSSLVIPFDNFICKIHDLMHDFCYIKSSKENVFDFIGGSNAPSSSSSVMARGITICYNEYLFRLDENFVVFNPEKKNPYVKHLFSLKVYDGIHDCLSYNSHLKHLRLLKSLDLKGLTLTDSLLNEIGMLVHLKYLIIQTKAKALPPLFSNLCNLETLSVYNIERSCMILSPCFWSLAKLRDVRMMECALFEPTVLDEDSRLESLRTLQHLSLPGSEDIEDIFKRFPNLQILSVSIIAEKICFPRLDVLNELEQLNLSASWDSFHEYTHGFLLSLKKMRLQGLTLTSDSLSRIARLPNLQKLSLKNAIIDGEPGEWNMEDVTFKNLKYLKLDSVEFSEWQVDAEKSFPVLEMLDIITCEKHMDIPDSFGDIASLELIKVWFSPQLKESIFNIKEYVEEMTGEDKLHVSSADILIESLIHLQEHMVNALTPNASTCNIHVMIEFLLIILIDVPKDIICHDKLFVLLARVRELTEEVFVLFRNLEENMNEASAANLNLLESIELLKEDLKNDFLKARADSS